Below is a window of Planococcus rifietoensis DNA.
AATTCAGGTACGCCAAAGCCGTCCCGTAATTAAATACTTTCCTATTATCTGTGATTTGATTCTGAAATGCATGTGAAGCGTCTTGAGTAGAAATGAAAATATTTTAATGTTTGTCTAGCTGACAAGGGACTCTGAAAATCGTGTTTTCCGAAGCTTACCGCTCGCTTTCCGTGGGCTCGCGCCCAAGCCTCCTCATCCGCTTCGCTTCTTGCGGTGTCTCGGTCGTCTCGCTTTACCACAGGAGTCGAGCGGACGCTTCTCCAAACACTTAGACAGCTCAAACACTTATAAAGCAATAAAAGAGTTCATGTTTACGTAAATCAAGTTTTTGGAGATAATCAAAAAAACAACCCGGGAAATCCCGGGCTGTTGGTGTGATCAATATTTATAGGATTGGCCGCCGTCGATCGGGATGACGGAAGCGTTGATGAATTTCGCTGCATCGGATAACAAGAAGGCGACGAGGTTGCCGACTTCTTCCGGTTTGCCAAAACGTTTCATCGGGTTGACGCTGACGAATTCTTTGCCGGCTGCTTCCCAATCATCACCAGCCATTTGCTTCAAGGAGCCTTCAACCATTGGGGTCATGATGGCGCCTGGTGCGATCGCGTTGATGCTGACGCCGTACTGGCCATATTCGATGGCTGAGTTGCGTGTCAAGCCAACGACGCCGTGCTTGCTCGCCGCGTAGCCGGACTGGTTGCCGACGCCGCGGATGCCGCCGACCGATGCGGTATTGACGATCGAGCCGTAGCCTTGTTCTTTCATTACTTTCAAGACACGCTTCATGCCATAGAATACGCCGTTTAGGTTAACGCTGACGACTTTTTCGAATTCAGCGGAGCCGTATTCTTCCGTCAAGTTCTGTTTGCCTTCGATGCCGGCATTATTGAAGAAGCCATCTATTTTGCCGAATGTATCGAGCGTGAATTGGACGTAGTTTTTCACTTGTTCTTCATCGGTCACGTTCGCTTCGACAATTTCAACTGAAGCATCTGTCGAATGTGCCAAGATTGCTTTTCGGCTTTCTTCGAGTGATTCTTTGTTCATGTCGACAAGGACGAGCTTGCCGCCTTGAGCTGCAATCGAGTCGGCAGCGGCGCGGCCAAGACCGGACCCTCCGCCGGTGATAATGATGACTTTGTCTTGGTAATTAATCATGGAAATATCTCTCCTTTTCATGGGTATGCTAAACTTGAAAATAGGCTACTCTTTTACTGTAAGCCTTTGCAAACTAGCTCTCAATCAGTAAAATTTTAGGATCTGTCGAGTAACTCGACAGATTTTTGAGAAGTGTCGAGTTTTAGGGGGATGGGCGATGAAAAGCAAGAAAGAGAAATTGTCTCCGCAGGCGGAACGGACCAAACACCACCTGCAAGAAGCATATATCGAATTGATCAATGAAAAAGGATACAGCCATGTGTCGGTGACGGATATCGTCCAACGAGCGCAATACAACCGGGCGACTTTCTATCTGTATTATCTCGACAAGCCCGACCTCACTGAGGAACTGCTTAGTGAGATGTTCCAGCAAATCAAACGGACGAGCACCGAACGCTACGAGAAGGGGGCGGATATTCTCACTTCGGCGATGGATGCGGATTCGTTTGAGCTGATCAGTTTTGTGTATGATAATCGTTCATTTTTCAATTTATGTTTAGTGGAAGATACCATTCCAGGCCTTCACGGGCAATTGCCGCAAGCAATTTTCGAGATGCTTGATGAAGGATTTACATTCGAAGGAGTCGGCAAGGGCGACATCAACTCCAAACCGTTCAAACTGTATATGGCGCATGGCACTGCAGGTCTCATTTTGGAATGGGCCAAGACAGGCTATGAGAAATCCCCGAAAGAAATGACCGATACCTTGATCAGCATCGTGCGGTCATTCGCGGCGGCATTTCGCGTGAATTAAAAAATCCAGCGTTCCCGGTTATGGGAACGCTGGATTTTGTTTTAATCAGACGCCTGAACTTTTCAGGAAGCTTAGGAGTTCATTATTGAAACGCTCCGGTTCATCGGCATTGATGCCGTGTCCGCTGTCTTTAAACGGTACGAGTACAGAATTCGGGATTTCCTTGTCCAGGATTTCGCCAAGTTCGTAAGGGCAAATCTGGTCTTTTTTGCCGTGGAAGATGGCGGTTGGTACTGTGATGGATGACAGCTCGCCGCGCAAGTCTTCATCGCGCAAAGCTACGGCTGAGTTCAGCGTGGAATGTGCGCCGGCTTCAAGTGCCAGTGACTGGAACCAATCCAGGAATTGTGGTGAATGTTTTTGTTCGAAAAACAGGTCCGCAAATTCTGCAAGAAACGCTGGGCGGTCTTTTTCGATTTGGGCGATGATGTCGTCCACTTCCTCGGGCTTCATGCCGACATTAAAATCGTCACGCTGCGTGAAGATCGGAGCTGCAGCGCCCATCAATAGGAGTTTGGCGACATTGTCCTGGCCGAATTTCGTTAAATAGCGGATCGCGATCGGGCCGCCCATCGAAAAGCCGGCGAGCACGAATTGCTCCAGGCGAAGTTCATTGACGACCGCTTCAAGGTCTTTGGCCATTGTGTCGTAGTCGTATCCTGACCACGGCTTATCGGATTTTCCGTAGCCGCGCATATCGACGCCGATATAACGGAAGCCGTTCTTCGCAAGCAGGCTCGTCTGGTATTCGAACGCTTTGTTGTTCAACGGCCAGCCGTGAAGAAATACCACTGGCTGTCCTGAACCGATATCTTCTACATGAATTTTCACGTTTTCTTCAACTTGAATATAATGTCCCACTAAAGTTCCTCCTAGAGTTTTGATTAACTACTCCCTTCTATTTCCTTTTTCGAAGTTTCTGTAAACTTAAAAACGAAAATAATCTTTAATTGAAATATCTTTAGTTCAAAAGAGATGTGATTTTCACTAGCGCCAGAGGATGGTTCTTTTCATTCCAGCCAAATCAAATGAAACCATTCAAGTGGCTATTCCGTATTCATACTATTCTGCCAACAACTTGGGCGGAAGGGTTAAGTGTTTGGCGCAAAGGGTAATCTGACAGGTAACAAGGCTTGTGCCACAGCCAACTAAATCAATGGAAGAGGAGAATGAAAATGGAAATCCTAAAACGTTTCAGAGACATTATGACAAGCAATATTCATGCGATGCTGGACAAAGCGGAAGACCCGGAAAAAATGATCGACCAGTATTTGCGCGACTTGAATAGCGATCTCGGCAAAGTTAAATCCGAGACGGCCGCGATCATGGCTGCGGAGAAACGCGAGCGCCGCGAGCTTGATGAGTTGAAAAAAGAGATGGACGATATGCAGCGCTACGCAGTCAAAGCGCTTGAAGCGAACAACGAAGACGACGCCCGGAAATTCCTCCAGCGCAAAGCTGAACTGTCGGAACGCGTGACGGACAAAGAGACAGCAGTCGAACTTGCAGCAACGAATACGCAGCAGATGCGCCAAATGCACGATAAATTAGAGAGCGATATCGGCGAACTCGAATCGCGCCGCCAGGAACTAAAAGGCAAAGCGGCGGTCGCGAAGACACAGCAACGCATGAATGATTTTGCGTCCAGCGTCGGAGGGGCAGGCGAACGCATCTCGGCATTCGATGCGATGGAGAAGAAAATCAACCAGCAATTAGACGAATCAGCAGCGATGGCTGAACTCAATAAAAGCTCTGAGACGAGCATCAAGGACTTGGCGAAGAAATACGATGACGGCCCGAACGTCGACGAGGAACTGGAGTCCTTGAAATCAGGAACGAATGTGGACGCTGAACTGGAAGCGCTGAAAAGCCAAATCGGAAAGAACGAGTAATGTCCGGCAACTGGACGCGATCCTGAAGCACGAAGGGAGGAAACTCGTTTGGTCATCCATTACAAATGCCCGAATTGCGGAGCCGATATGGCGTTCGACAGCGACTCGGGCCATTTAAGCTGCCCGAGCTGCGGCCATGAAGAAAGCATCGAGACCTTTCCGGAACAGAACATCGAACGGAAATTCGACGAAGGCGAAGCGAAAGAATACCATTGCGAAAACTGCGGGGCGATCATCCTGACTGAAGCGGAAACGACCGCGACCCACTGCAGCTTCTGTGGGGCGCCGGTCGTATTGGCAGACCGGTTGACGGGAGATCTCGCACCGGCCAAAGTCATTCCGTTTACCGTCAGCAAAGATGAAGCGGTCGCAGCGTTCAAGAAATGGACGCGCGGCGGGCGATTGACCCCGCGCGGCTTTATGAGCGGCGACCGCATCAAGAAAATGACCGGCATGTATGTGCCGTTCTGGCTTTACGATATCGAAGGCGAGGCCCATATCCAGGCAATCGGCACGCAAGTCCGGACCTATCAAAGCGGCGATACGATTTATACGGAAACGAATTTTTATGACGTGTTCCGGGAAATCGATTTGAGCTATTTGAAAGTGCCGGCGGATGCTTCCGAAAAAATGGACGATGTGCTGATGGATAAGCTGGAGCCTTATGATTACAGCGAATTGAAAGATTTCCGCATGCCGTATTTGGCAGGCTACTTAGCCGAAAAATACGATTTTGACGACGAGCAATTGTTTTCCCGTGTCGAATCGAAAATCGTCCCGTACATCGACGCTTATATCAGTACGACCATTTCGGGCTATTCATCGGTCAGCTACACGACCAAGCAGATCGATGCGCAAAAAAAGAAAGTCTATTACACCTTATTTCCAGTGTGGATGGTGTATTACGATTTCGACAATAAAGAGCATACCTTTGCGATGAATGGCCAAACCGGCAAAGTGGTCGGCAAGCCGCCGATCAGCGCCGGCAAAGTCGCGTTGTGGTTCACGGGCATCGCCGTATCGAGTTTTGCGGCCATGAAAGCCATCGCCTTTGCGGTAGGGGGTGTCTTGTGGTGAAAAAGTTTAAATGTAAACGGGCGTGGGTGCCGATTGTGGCTTTGCTGCTGTTTTTCATTGGCGGATTGTCCGTTTCAGCACAAACCGGTGATTTGATATACGACGAAGCCGGCTTGCTTAGCAGCGAAGAAACGCAGGAACTCGAAGCCTTGGCAGAGCAATACGGCGCAGAACAAAACGTGGACTTTTTGTTTTTGACGACCGATAGTACCGAAGAGCAACCCATCGAAACTTACCTGGGTGATTTCTATGACGAGCGCGCCGAAAGTACCGGTCGGGAAGACGCAGTGCTCTTGACGATCGATATCGGCGGCCGTGAAGTATACCTTGCAGGTTTCGGTACGGCCGAGCGGACGCTGGATGCAGAGCGTGTCGATCTCGTGCTTGACCGGATCATTCCTGAGATGCAATCGGGCGATTATGCGGATGCGTTCGAAGAAACAGTCGTCACTTCAAGCGAATACATGGAATACCGGCCGGGTGTCAATCCGGAGAGCATTTTTTTGAAAACCTGGTTTCATTTAGCTATCGCGCTGCTGCTAGGAGGCATTATCGTCGGATCGATGCTTTATAACGCCGGTGGCAGGGTGACGACAACCCCAGGAACTTATGTTGACCGCGACCATACACGCGTGCGCAGCCAGGATGATCGCTTCCGCAATAAAACCGTAACCCGCAGAAAAATTCCAAAGAATAAGGATGGCGGCGGGTTCGGTGGAGGCGGCGGCATGACTGGCGGCGGGCGTTCATTCAGCGGCGGTGGCCGTAGCTTCTAAGCAATCGAAAGAAGGAAGGAATGAAGAACATGGCATTTTTCGGCAATCAATTTTCAGATGTGGTGGAATGGGAAGAGTTCCGCGATGATATGATTTTTTGGAAATGGACGAATAAGGAAATCAAGAAAGGCAGCCGGTTGATCATTCGGCCAGGCCAGGACGCAATTTTCCTCAATAACGGCAAGGTGGAAGGGATTTTCGAAAAAGAAGGCGAGTACGATATCGTCTCTGAAATCGTGCCGTTTTTGTCGACTTTGAAAGGTTTCCGTTTCGGCTTCAATAGCGGCATGCGGGTCGAAGTGCTGTTCGTCAATACGAAGGAATTCACCGTCAAATGGGGCACGAAAAGTCCGATTAACATTCCTGCACCGCAGCTTCCAGGCGGCATGCCGATCCGCGCGAACGGCACCTTTCATTTTAAAGTGAATGATTATGTCAATTTGATCGACAAAGTCGCCGGTGTCAAAGACAGCTACCTCGTTGAAGACGTCCAGCTGCGCATTACGGCGTGGCTCGACCAATTATTGATGAAATGGATTACGCGTGAAGGCAAGGACATGTTCAATCTGCAGTCGAATTCCCATGAGATTGGCAAGGGCATTCAAGATGATTTGAATATGGAAATCATGGACGATGGCATGAAAGTGACCGGCTTCCAAGTGATGAGTTTCAACTACCCGAAAGAAATCCAGGACATGATCAATAAAAACGCATCGCACGGCATGGTCGGTGATGTCTCCAAATACCAGCAGATGTCCGTTGCCGATGCGATGGGCAAATCATCAGGATCGAATACCGCGTCTGATATGGCCGGCATGATGATGGGGATGAACATCGCCAAGGAAATGATGGACGATCAAAAAGAATCATCCAGTGCGAGCGGTCAAACGGGCGGCGGTTCTACCGCCTCTTCAGGCAGCGCTGGCGAACAGCAAGGGCCGAATTTCTGCCCGAATTGCGGCGAGAAAGTAAGCGGCGCCAAGTTTTGCCCAAATTGTGGGCAAAAGCTGGTCGGGTAACAAATCAAAAAAACAGGGAGAGAGCATATCGCTCACTTCCTGTTTTTTTAGTTAGTTGCGGATGCCGCGGAACAATAGTTCCAGCCAGCCGTCGATTTCACCGGCTAAATCGAAGTCGCCGTCAAAGATTGCCCAGTCATAGAGTGTTCCGCGCATGCTACGGGATAACAGCAGCGCAAGCCGGCCGGATGATACAGAGGATGTCAATTCACCTTTTTCTTGGCCCTCGGAAACCAATTGTTCGAGAATCGCATAAAGCGGGCGTTCTGTATCGGACAGGGAATTATCGACGGATGGGGTAAGTGCATAAGCATAGAGTGAACGGATGCCGTCCCGTCCGAGCTCATCCCGCAAATATTCCATTTGTGCAATCGCGAGTTTCCGGATCTTCTCCTCTGACGGCAAACTGTCGGACAGGCTTTTCTGGAAGTCTCGATAGAATTGGTCGATCTCCTTGAATTTTTCAAGGAAGATATCGTATTTGGACGTGAAATGCCCATAGAACGCCCCTTTGGAAGTTCCGCTTTCCCGGACGATTTCATCAACCGATACCCGGTCAAAACCCTTTTCACTGAACAGGTCAAGAGCCGTGCGGAGGATGCGTTTTTTCGTTTCAATCGCTTTTTCCTGTCTGCTCGTCATAATGGCCACCTTTCTTCTAGTTTAAGCATATAACACTAATGAGAGATATCGGTATAGTAAAAGAAAGTGATGAAGTCGTTTCATCTGAACTATTCAATAGATATGGAGCAAAACAGCGCAGACTCCTTGGGGAGCAGAAACGGAGGTGGCTTTCCAACTTCGTTTCGACGAAGTGCTGAAATCCATTCGGGCAGTAAGCCCGAATTAGTTCAGCGCAAGCCCCCAGGAAAGCCAGCTGTTTTGCGGAATATCGTCTACAGTAGAATTTCAAATAACAAAGGTATCTGTAATGGAGTGTATTCTATAATTCGACTGAATTGTTTGAAAATAATTGACAAAGCTCTGTTGGATTGAATAGACTATAGTCTATAGATTATAGACTGCGGTCTATGGAATTGACAAGATGAGAGAGGATGTTGATGATTTTGACAGCGCAACAGACATTGATCGATCTCTTAAACGCCCAGTGCAAAAAACGCAGCGAGCAGCCCTTCCTGGTTTTTGAAGACAATCAGGAAAAAGTGACAGAATACAGTTACGGCGAATTTTTGGAGCGGGTGGAAAAGTTCAGCGGCGCGCTTTATGAACGCGGCATCCGCAAAGGTGATAAAG
It encodes the following:
- a CDS encoding PspA/IM30 family protein, whose protein sequence is MEILKRFRDIMTSNIHAMLDKAEDPEKMIDQYLRDLNSDLGKVKSETAAIMAAEKRERRELDELKKEMDDMQRYAVKALEANNEDDARKFLQRKAELSERVTDKETAVELAATNTQQMRQMHDKLESDIGELESRRQELKGKAAVAKTQQRMNDFASSVGGAGERISAFDAMEKKINQQLDESAAMAELNKSSETSIKDLAKKYDDGPNVDEELESLKSGTNVDAELEALKSQIGKNE
- a CDS encoding SPFH domain-containing protein, with amino-acid sequence MAFFGNQFSDVVEWEEFRDDMIFWKWTNKEIKKGSRLIIRPGQDAIFLNNGKVEGIFEKEGEYDIVSEIVPFLSTLKGFRFGFNSGMRVEVLFVNTKEFTVKWGTKSPINIPAPQLPGGMPIRANGTFHFKVNDYVNLIDKVAGVKDSYLVEDVQLRITAWLDQLLMKWITREGKDMFNLQSNSHEIGKGIQDDLNMEIMDDGMKVTGFQVMSFNYPKEIQDMINKNASHGMVGDVSKYQQMSVADAMGKSSGSNTASDMAGMMMGMNIAKEMMDDQKESSSASGQTGGGSTASSGSAGEQQGPNFCPNCGEKVSGAKFCPNCGQKLVG
- a CDS encoding TetR/AcrR family transcriptional regulator, which gives rise to MTSRQEKAIETKKRILRTALDLFSEKGFDRVSVDEIVRESGTSKGAFYGHFTSKYDIFLEKFKEIDQFYRDFQKSLSDSLPSEEKIRKLAIAQMEYLRDELGRDGIRSLYAYALTPSVDNSLSDTERPLYAILEQLVSEGQEKGELTSSVSSGRLALLLSRSMRGTLYDWAIFDGDFDLAGEIDGWLELLFRGIRN
- a CDS encoding TetR/AcrR family transcriptional regulator; the protein is MKSKKEKLSPQAERTKHHLQEAYIELINEKGYSHVSVTDIVQRAQYNRATFYLYYLDKPDLTEELLSEMFQQIKRTSTERYEKGADILTSAMDADSFELISFVYDNRSFFNLCLVEDTIPGLHGQLPQAIFEMLDEGFTFEGVGKGDINSKPFKLYMAHGTAGLILEWAKTGYEKSPKEMTDTLISIVRSFAAAFRVN
- a CDS encoding TPM domain-containing protein, coding for MKKFKCKRAWVPIVALLLFFIGGLSVSAQTGDLIYDEAGLLSSEETQELEALAEQYGAEQNVDFLFLTTDSTEEQPIETYLGDFYDERAESTGREDAVLLTIDIGGREVYLAGFGTAERTLDAERVDLVLDRIIPEMQSGDYADAFEETVVTSSEYMEYRPGVNPESIFLKTWFHLAIALLLGGIIVGSMLYNAGGRVTTTPGTYVDRDHTRVRSQDDRFRNKTVTRRKIPKNKDGGGFGGGGGMTGGGRSFSGGGRSF
- a CDS encoding alpha/beta fold hydrolase is translated as MGHYIQVEENVKIHVEDIGSGQPVVFLHGWPLNNKAFEYQTSLLAKNGFRYIGVDMRGYGKSDKPWSGYDYDTMAKDLEAVVNELRLEQFVLAGFSMGGPIAIRYLTKFGQDNVAKLLLMGAAAPIFTQRDDFNVGMKPEEVDDIIAQIEKDRPAFLAEFADLFFEQKHSPQFLDWFQSLALEAGAHSTLNSAVALRDEDLRGELSSITVPTAIFHGKKDQICPYELGEILDKEIPNSVLVPFKDSGHGINADEPERFNNELLSFLKSSGV
- a CDS encoding glucose 1-dehydrogenase, with the protein product MINYQDKVIIITGGGSGLGRAAADSIAAQGGKLVLVDMNKESLEESRKAILAHSTDASVEIVEANVTDEEQVKNYVQFTLDTFGKIDGFFNNAGIEGKQNLTEEYGSAEFEKVVSVNLNGVFYGMKRVLKVMKEQGYGSIVNTASVGGIRGVGNQSGYAASKHGVVGLTRNSAIEYGQYGVSINAIAPGAIMTPMVEGSLKQMAGDDWEAAGKEFVSVNPMKRFGKPEEVGNLVAFLLSDAAKFINASVIPIDGGQSYKY
- a CDS encoding TFIIB-type zinc ribbon-containing protein; translation: MVIHYKCPNCGADMAFDSDSGHLSCPSCGHEESIETFPEQNIERKFDEGEAKEYHCENCGAIILTEAETTATHCSFCGAPVVLADRLTGDLAPAKVIPFTVSKDEAVAAFKKWTRGGRLTPRGFMSGDRIKKMTGMYVPFWLYDIEGEAHIQAIGTQVRTYQSGDTIYTETNFYDVFREIDLSYLKVPADASEKMDDVLMDKLEPYDYSELKDFRMPYLAGYLAEKYDFDDEQLFSRVESKIVPYIDAYISTTISGYSSVSYTTKQIDAQKKKVYYTLFPVWMVYYDFDNKEHTFAMNGQTGKVVGKPPISAGKVALWFTGIAVSSFAAMKAIAFAVGGVLW